The window attgtgatgttcgtatacttaacctagatgatattgatgtttaacattattgttttctggaaatagaaaataatgatatatcaaaacgtatctaatacttgttaaatgatagtataatgtaaattacatccattatttgaaaataaccctttgttgtttttatttatttattttaatcagaaattatttttatttaaaaacattattcatatataatataatagtttaagtttggaagattaatctatatatataaattatgtatattttttaaaaaaaaaattaagatattatatatagagtaactggataaaagctgaatttcttatcttgaaaatcaaatatttatatttttgtcttcatgttatacttaccaatccatcattgatatttataactcagtatgttttaaaaaaaaacttagttttaagtaataaacgaatttaataaattaaattcatcacctataatgttctgtaaactatatttgaaaactctctaaaattatattttaagcataatattaatattatttaatttaagttattttaagcataatatatgctaaaccaacttaaattatatttacaataggaccatcctaaaccggttaataaaccaaaaataatactaaaccaacataaaccaatacctgattcggcgaggaaggaagtgtttcgggataaacgcttgaatggttattaactgtaatggtttgatcatgaaagagttagtatgaatattaacaataaaattatggattagattaatttaaatttgtaaaaatacttttgtgtctatgaaaagcaattcaattctcATTAATAAGTTTgacttttggaagttgcgggttttcaaacaatgaatccacctaacaaaaagttcattgttataaaaaatctccttcaaggtcattaaaggtttttgagACGGCAAGAATTGATGGTGGAactttttttgctcgagtgctttgaagttttctttgattgtgtgaggttgatgttgatgggaTAATCAGTTTTATAGGagctttcttgatgtaaaactatatattttttttgtttaatgtggtatttccatttttatataatatactaccattttaagatagatgtacattttaagatagatgtttaaatctcaatgtaattttttcatttttaaatgtttatctccatttcttatatttttacttacgtaatatctatattttatattttaaaatagatatttaaatcttaatgtactttttccattttttttaattgtgtatttacttatattatatattttacattttaagatagatgtttaatgtttaATGAACTTTGtccattttcttaaaaaattgtgtatttacttattattatatatataattcatatattatatatttacattatttacttattatttattttcctgtatatgtatttctatttcctgtactttttatttacttaatatctctattttacattttaagatagatgtttaaatgttaatttacattttccatttttttaaattgtatatttctatttgttatactttctatttacgtaatatttatattttaaattttaagatatatttttaaatcttaatgtaattttccattttttaaattgggtatttgcctatattatatatttacttattaattatttttatttatattgtgtatttctatttcttatactttctatttactaataattttatattttaagatagatttacattttaagatagaggtttaaatactaatgtactttttccatttttttaaattgtgtatttccttttcttatactttctatttgcgtaatatctatattttacattttaagatagatgtttaaatcttaatatattttttccattgtttttaagttgtgtatttctttttcttatactttctatttacttaatatctatattttacattttaagatagatgtttaatatttaatgtattctttccatttttaaaattgtacatttacttattattgtatatataattcgtatatttatatatttataatatatacttattatttatttttctatatattgagtatttctctttcttatactttatatttagttaatatctatattttaagatatatgtttaagttttaatgtatttttccattttttaaaattgtgcatttacttattattgtatatataattcgtatatttatatatttataatatatacttattatttatttttctatatattgagtatttctctttcttatactttatatttagttaatatctatattttaagatatatgtttaagttttaatgtatttttccatttttaatgtaaaacgacaatgtttaatagaagaatttggaaaaatagtcaaatagttatatttatgttttttttttcttttttataaaatggtaatgttacattatggagataagccatttttttagtgaaaaatggtaatcttacatatgtttaatgtagatttccatttttttatgttgtatgtttacatattattgttatttttaaatgtaaaatggtaatcttacatatgtttaatgtagtatttctattttttatgttgtatgtttacatattatttattattttcaaaattatatatagtgtttttttacaaaatagtaatgttacattatggagataagccgtcttttttttagtgaaaaattgtaatcttacatatgtttaatgtagtttttccattttttatgttgtatgtttacatattattttttaaaaataaaaatgtaaaatggtaatcttacatatgtttaatgtagtatttctattttttatgttgtatgtttacatatatttattattttcgaaattatatataatgttttttgttttttttataaaacggtaatgttacattatggagataagccgtttttttaagtgaaaaatggtaatcttacatatgtttaatgtagtttttccatttttatgttgtatgtttagatattatttataatttttgaaaattagtaaaactatattttatgccacgtgtcatctttcggaagtagttttttttgctgctgtggacgctctatggagcctcaaaaggtcccttttattaacggtaatgttacattatggagataagccgttttttaagtgaaaaatggtaatcttacatatgtttaatgtagtttttccatttttatgttgtatgtttagatattatttataatttttgaaaattagtaaaactatattttatgccacgtgtcatctttcggaagtagtttttttttgctgatgtggacgctctatggagcctcaaaagatctcttttattagtatagatttgcatgcatgatatatattttagaaaactaCCGAATGGAtatgaacatatttttatattgctattatataagttatttgtaactattttaaaaaacttaatgtaaaattatattaaaacattGTTTATAATGAACAAAAGAATGTTAAAAAATCTGATAAGAGTAAATATGACGATTGTGTATAAATAAGTTTATAAGTTAATCAACAGAAACAGATAAACCTTTATACGCTTCTGGCTTTTCTGGAAGACGGAATTTCGAATCTCTTGTAAGTTAATATTCgttcttcaaatattttattatagtaAAATTTGTAATCACTTTGATCTGAGGAAACCCACTTTCAGACGTGCAGAGACATCATTACTAGTATTTGTTAATAACAAGTGCTTTTTGTCAACTTGttaataacaaattttttttggccAGTTTGTTAATGACAAGTTTTTTGTCAACTTGTTAATTACAAGTTTATAGAAAAATGTGAAATATGTGGGAACTTTTACTATATAAACTATCTCGTAGCGATGAGAGTAGTTCACAACAAACAAAATCTAATCCAGAGTAAAGACACTAGACGcaaaaaaaatatggaaaacAAGTGTTGCGGTGACTGGAACTTCAGAGGCAGCCATGCGGCCAGGGAAGCCTCAACTGCCCACCTAGGCTTTTACTCCTCTAAAATCTTGGCTCAGTGCGATTTTGAGAAGACCATTTATCCTCCTCTAGGTGAACCCGCTTTGGCTCACGATGTGGCTGAAAATGCGGTTGTTCAAGCCGTCCAGAACGGCAGAGGAAACGCTTATGCTCCTAGTATAGGCCTTCCAGCGGCCAAAAAGTAATATATTCTAATATACGTAGATAGAGCAATAGAAGTACCGTTTATCCTTTTtggccttttttttttgtttgaaaataaaCTGTCCCAATTTATGCCATTATCAGGGCCGTAGCAGAGTACCTAAACCGTGATCTTCCAAAGAAACTGGCACCAGAAGATGTGTTTATGACCGTTGGGTGCAAACAAGCCATCGAGCTCGCGGTTGACCTCTTGGCTAAACCAAAAGCCAACGTCCTGATTCCGAGCCCTGGCTGGCCATGGGAAGTAGCTCGATGCATCTACCAGAAACTTGAGATCCGCAATCATACGTTCCTCCCCGAAAAGAACTTTGAGATCGACTTTGAAAGCGTCCGAAAGCATGCGGATAAGCACACGTTTGCAATATTTATAATCAATCCTCACAATCCCCATGGGAACACCTACTCCAGAGCCCATCTCAATGATGTACTTTACATATTGTCTAATTAACAGCGTTCACATATGGTCTACTCTTTTTGATTATGCCTATATTATTGAATCGTAGCTTGCTAACTTGGCCAAGGAACTCGGGATAATGGTGGTTTCTGACGAAGTTTATCGATGGACTGTGTTTGGGAATAATCCCTTTGTTCCCATGGCGACTTTCTCGGATATTGTACCTGTGATGACACTTGGGTCCATATCGAAGGGATGGTGTCTCCCCGGATGGCGAACTGGCTGGCTCGCCCTGCACGACCTAGATGGTGTCTTTAAATGCACCGAGGTCTGGTCCATTTTGTTCGATCTCACACTTTAAGAATATACATGATATGtaacattattatatatatatatattatatatactattgTTTGGTATTAAGAGTTCAAAATGTTCTTCTTATTAGTTTTCTTGTCCTAATCTTGTTATATATGGACAGGTCGTGAGTGCTGCTAAAGAATTTCTTGGGATAACTTCTAAACCACCAACTGTTATCCAGGTACATGACTTTCTAGTTTGAACAGTACTTGTaaccaaatataataaaatagttatggACCTTCTTTCAACTTATTACCAAATTTCATTTTGTTTATACTTGGTGAATTTTTCGATGTTATCATGCAGGAGGCTATTCCTACCATCTTGAACGAGACTCCTAAAAGTTTCTTCGATACTAGGCAAAGCTATCTGAGAGACAATGCGGAATTGGCTTATTCTAGGCTTGATGACATACCTTCCCTTAAATGCGATTTTAAACCTGAAGCATGCACCTTCCTATgggtaatatatttttatcacgTTTTCTTAAGACTTAATTAtaaacctttttatttttatttattttgaaaccacTTTGTAAGTTTTTGAATAATTTCTTCTTGCAGACCAAACTGATTTTAGAGAAGTTTAGAGACATTAACAATGATCTAGACTTCTGTAAAATGCTTGCTCGTGAAGAAAACCTTGTCGTTTTGCCAGGTATTAATCAACAGTCCCATCAATTACCTACGATCAACATCAACGCGTAATGGCTTAGCATTGAAGACACAATATAAACTCGATCTAATTTTATTAAGAATCCACATCTAAAACATATATCTTAGTTTATTAGGAATCCCCTTCTAAAGGTTGAGAACGAAAGTATATGAAACTTATTATGGCATTTAAGCTCATATTATATCACTCAACTTGAACCGGAATTGATCAGATCTTAAATTTGTATGATTGATCTGGTTCTATCCGTGATACCTACTGAAATCAAGCGTATCATTGATGAGATTTTGCAGATAGTGACGTGTTACGAACCCCATATAGGTCAAAATAATTCGTTGGAAATCTATCAATTTTAACAGTTTGTAACATAGTAACATATATGTTGTGTTCGATTGGTTTTAGGGATTGCTTTTGGTGATCGGAGTGGCTGGGTGAGGCATTCTATCGATATGGATACTCTTACTTTGAACATAGCCTTTGATAAATTGACGGACTTCTGTGACCGCCATACGAATTTTTCATTGGCAATGGCCAGTTCCACTACAGATGGAGCTTAATTCgctcatcaaaaaaaaaaaaaataaataagggTAACTTAGTTAGGTACCTAAAAAattctctctctaaaaaaaGGGCGACGGCGATGGCGATCTAGGGTTCCATGGTTATTCGAAAATGGGATCCGGGTACTATCAACGAAGAATGGATTGGAGGTTCTCTATATCGAATCAAGGGTGGCATGTATTTGGAACACGATCTCGATCAGATCAGCGATGTATAGGGATGGATCTTAAAGGGGTCTATATGGAGACGATAAGGAAGATCGGATTTATTGGGGAACAAGATTTGACTTCAATCATCCTTAAGATGAAATCGAATGTATTTAAAGGTAATATTGGGATTGGGAGTGTAGGGATTTGTTGGTTAATGGAAACGATCTTTTGGATCTTTTGCTTTATTGAGAAGGTTCGTTATGAGATTCAATGGTGCTTTGTGGTGGAGTTTCAGAATGGCAATCACGGATTCGATATCATTAAGGAATATTTACCAAATATTAGGTTGGCTAAATGGAATAGCTATAAAAGGAGGAAGGGGTTGTTTCTATATTGCATCGGTTTCTCTTGTCTTAAACCTTCACACgagatttatttcttttttggtaTCATGGCGCAGAGTCAACTGCTTTCTAAGGGTGAGATGAAGAATGGTGACAATACCCGTAAGAGGTTGAAGATAACGGTGCCCCACTTTGATAACTCCGAGTTGATCAAAAAATTTTCCAAAACGCTGATTGGTCGGTGCATGAACCCGCCGGCGCAAGACATGAAGGCATTGATTACAAACCTTCCGAAGATATGGGGGCTGGAGAATCGGGTTACTGGTACGGATTTGGGACTTGGAAAGTTTCAATTTGCTTTTGAAACAGAAGAGGAGTTAGAGGGGGTCTTGAGGCTTCAACCGTATCACTTCGACTATTGGATGCTTTCACTGGCTCGATGGCAACCAAAGAAATCTCCACAATTTCCCTCGGAGATAACTTTTTGGGTTCGAGTGTTAGGTGTCCCAGCGGAGTTCAGGACGGCGCCTACATATGAAAGTGTGGGGGATGCTATTGGAAGAACGGTGATGGTGGATGTGGAATATGCGAGGGTTCAAGTGGTGGTGGACGCATTTAAGGAGCTTTGCTTCGAAACCACTATAGACTTCAAGGGGGGAGAATTCTATGCGAGTGAGGAAGCCTTGGTGTCTCTACGGTACGAAAAGCTCTTCGGCTTTTGTGAGTTTTGCTCCAGTCTTTGCCATAAGACTGAGAAGTGCCCTCTGGATCCTAAGAATATAAAGACGAGCCCGGAGAAGACTAGGGAGATGAAAGATGGAAATGGGGGATGGCACGAGGTAGGCCAACATGATGACAGAGCCCGGAGTTATAAGGGAGTGGTTATAAATGGGAATAGCAATCAACCAAACAGGGAGAGAGATAGTAGAGCTtatcatggaaaggggaaaggCAAGGTGGCGGATGATCACAAATGGGTGAAGACAGCGGAGAGGGGTTATAAGGGAACTTCCTCATATCATGGGAATTCTCGGGGGGACGCAGGAGGCTCGCATAAAAGATCATTACGAAGAGAGGAAATGGCGGTTGTGCCACAGGAGGTGCACCGTCGTGCATCGCCACGACATGTGGAAGAGCAAAATGGGAGGGAAGTGGTTCTGGAAGGGACACGGGAGGGAGGAGAGATAAAGAGTACGGAGGAGGAAACTTTGGCTTCTGCTTCTAAGGAGTTTCAAGTTGCACTGGCTGAAACTCAGGCGAATGGTTTAGAGATGATCTCTGATCCTGTTGATAGAGAGGAGGGTTTACTACAAATCCAAAGCCTGGTCGTGAAGGACAGAACTTCTGATAGAGTTTCTGAAGGTGACGAGGAGGACGTGATGGAAATGGATGAGTTTCAAGCAGCGCTTTTGGAGCATGGCTTAGATGAGCAGACGATAGATGCTCTCCCGGCAGTTTCTGAGGAGGAATTGAAGGAGATGATGGCGGGCTATGAGGAGGATGATCAACTTCAGGAGGCAGGAGAGCAGACTAATGGTGCAGAAGAGAAGAATAAGGACACTATGGAGCAGGCACAGAAGCAGGGGACTCGTAAAAGGCTGTTCAAGTCATCAGTCATTGTTGCAGGAAGCACAAAGATGAGGAACGCAGTTGCGCTTGTATCCCCTCGCAAACGTGCAGCAGCCAGGATGGGGACTCGTAAAGGGGATACAAATAAGCAATTGGAGAGTAAGGGTTCGTCAAACCTGAACTCTGGAAATCTGAAGTTTAATTTATGGATCAAGTCTTACAAGTTTCTTCCAAGCAGGGTCtgggttttttatttttaaaagtttttattttgttgttttggtgTTGGGTAAGATCTTTATATAAGATCATGCTTTGgaataaaatttgttatttgGATTATTGGTATTGGGCGTGTTGTGATCAGATATGCATAATTATTGACTATAGATGTTTGGATTCTCTCTGTGAGTTGTGGGCATATGGCGAGGTGTTGGAACTGTTCCTTATTTGATTGCGGTCGAGACCTCAATGGTTTTTTTGTAGGATGGTATGGTCTAGGAGTCTGAGGCATCAATATGGTTTATATGTTGTATTGTCAAATAGGTGTCGGGTTATATGGTTTATGGTGCAATTTGGTTCAGGGAGGAGTGTATCTTGGATAACAATGCAGATACTTAGGCCCTTACATCACAGAAACAGAGTTTGGCAATTGATGGTTACTAAGTTGAATAATTGTTGGAATGATGTTCGAGTATTTATAAATGGGACGTGGGTTTTATTGGGTATTGGTCATTGGGAATATGATATTTTTGTAGTAACACTTTATCAGTTTTGGTCCTTACAAGTTTTATCTGGTGTTTGGTGTTGGTTTTATATGGATTGGgaattattttacattatggaTATGTGGTTGATGGTGGTCTTAAGACCATTGGTGCTCTGCTTCTATTCGTTGTTCTTACAGGAAGTGATGGGACTTGATAGATTCATGCTTCTCACGAGGTGTTGGGGGTTAAGGAAATTATTATGGGCTCGGGACTactctattatttttttttttcacggaCTATATAAGGTTTTTCATTGGAGGTTTAGAGGGAAATTATTATGGGATAGGGTGGTGATTGTAAAGTTAATAAGAGGGGAGATACTAATCGGGAGACGAGATTATCTAATTGGGGATTTGGAGAATCTAGGGTATCATTACATCCAATTTAACAAGCTCAAGGGAgcatttctatatatttttaaatgagaaCACTAAGTTGGAATTGCAGAGGAATGGGAAGTAAGTGGACGATAAGTTATTTAACGGAGATATGGCATAAACATAAgccagattttttatttttatcagagACAAAGCAAGAATTTGAGTTTGCTCAGAAATTTCAAGGTTATTTTGGATTTGATAATTTGGTCACAGTGGATCCTGTGGGAAGAAGTGGTGGATTAGCGCTTCATTACAATAATGAGTATCAGGTTAATGTGTTATATTCAAGTAATCGCATGATAGATGTGGAAGCAGTGGCTCTTGGGAAAACAGTATATATGACGTTTGTGTATGGAGATCCAGTCCAAGATTTACGAGAACAAGTGTGGGAACGTTTAACtagatactagattttgacccgcgctttcaaagcgcgggtttattttttgttttttttcaattgacaaatatttagtaaatgtcacattttcatatatttgtgctttattttataaaagacttaaaatttttatctttatttatcgtatttcattttaaatgactatttatgttaaaaaaaattaaactttatttttttaatgaattaagttggtataactctgataaattaattttattatggggttaatattttaattaaaaaattatatacttttaataaagatttatacttttcaataaaaaaat of the Brassica rapa cultivar Chiifu-401-42 chromosome A03, CAAS_Brap_v3.01, whole genome shotgun sequence genome contains:
- the LOC103861412 gene encoding uncharacterized protein LOC103861412 isoform X2, whose product is MYLKSQLLSKGEMKNGDNTRKRLKITVPHFDNSELIKKFSKTLIGRCMNPPAQDMKALITNLPKIWGLENRVTGTDLGLGKFQFAFETEEELEGVLRLQPYHFDYWMLSLARWQPKKSPQFPSEITFWVRVLGVPAEFRTAPTYESVGDAIGRTVMVDVEYARVQVVVDAFKELCFETTIDFKGGEFYASEEALVSLRYEKLFGFCEFCSSLCHKTEKCPLDPKNIKTSPEKTREMKDGNGGWHEVGQHDDRARSYKGVVINGNSNQPNRERDSRAYHGKGKGKVADDHKWVKTAERGYKGTSSYHGNSRGDAGGSHKRSLRREEMAVVPQEVHRRASPRHVEEQNGREVVLEGTREGGEIKSTEEETLASASKEFQVALAETQANGLEMISDPVDREEGLLQIQSLVVKDRTSDRVSEGDEEDVMEMDEFQAALLEHGLDEQTIDALPAVSEEELKEMMAGYEEDDQLQEAGEQTNGAEEKNKDTMEQAQKQGTRKRLFKSSVIVAGSTKMRNAVALVSPRKRAAARMGTRKGDTNKQLESKGSSNLNSGNLKFNLWIKSYKFLPSRVWVFYF
- the LOC103861412 gene encoding uncharacterized protein LOC103861412 isoform X1 → MGSGYYQRRMDWRFSISNQGWHVFGTRSRSDQRCIGMDLKGVYMETIRKIGFIGEQDLTSIILKMKSNVFKGNIGIGSVGICWLMETIFWIFCFIEKVRYEIQWCFVVEFQNGNHGFDIIKEYLPNIRLAKWNSYKRRKGLFLYCIGFSCLKPSHEIYFFFGIMAQSQLLSKGEMKNGDNTRKRLKITVPHFDNSELIKKFSKTLIGRCMNPPAQDMKALITNLPKIWGLENRVTGTDLGLGKFQFAFETEEELEGVLRLQPYHFDYWMLSLARWQPKKSPQFPSEITFWVRVLGVPAEFRTAPTYESVGDAIGRTVMVDVEYARVQVVVDAFKELCFETTIDFKGGEFYASEEALVSLRYEKLFGFCEFCSSLCHKTEKCPLDPKNIKTSPEKTREMKDGNGGWHEVGQHDDRARSYKGVVINGNSNQPNRERDSRAYHGKGKGKVADDHKWVKTAERGYKGTSSYHGNSRGDAGGSHKRSLRREEMAVVPQEVHRRASPRHVEEQNGREVVLEGTREGGEIKSTEEETLASASKEFQVALAETQANGLEMISDPVDREEGLLQIQSLVVKDRTSDRVSEGDEEDVMEMDEFQAALLEHGLDEQTIDALPAVSEEELKEMMAGYEEDDQLQEAGEQTNGAEEKNKDTMEQAQKQGTRKRLFKSSVIVAGSTKMRNAVALVSPRKRAAARMGTRKGDTNKQLESKGSSNLNSGNLKFNLWIKSYKFLPSRVWVFYF
- the LOC103861413 gene encoding cystine lyase CORI3-like is translated as MENKCCGDWNFRGSHAAREASTAHLGFYSSKILAQCDFEKTIYPPLGEPALAHDVAENAVVQAVQNGRGNAYAPSIGLPAAKKAVAEYLNRDLPKKLAPEDVFMTVGCKQAIELAVDLLAKPKANVLIPSPGWPWEVARCIYQKLEIRNHTFLPEKNFEIDFESVRKHADKHTFAIFIINPHNPHGNTYSRAHLNDLANLAKELGIMVVSDEVYRWTVFGNNPFVPMATFSDIVPVMTLGSISKGWCLPGWRTGWLALHDLDGVFKCTEVVSAAKEFLGITSKPPTVIQEAIPTILNETPKSFFDTRQSYLRDNAELAYSRLDDIPSLKCDFKPEACTFLWTKLILEKFRDINNDLDFCKMLAREENLVVLPGIAFGDRSGWVRHSIDMDTLTLNIAFDKLTDFCDRHTNFSLAMASSTTDGA